From the Roseibium salinum genome, one window contains:
- a CDS encoding 2Fe-2S iron-sulfur cluster-binding protein — MSKSTCTVTINGKKIKANVGDTLIDAGLGGRLVLPHDCCSGQCETCRVRVLSGGVDDLGTREKDTVLGCLAVLEGDAEISYDPVPIVKTTKGVVESIREVKEDYLEIRVRVARPVTWLPGQYLRATFAGYPPRDYSPTTPLNLDAEQDVIVFHIKVYPDSIVSSKLGKEIGKGHAVKLRGPFGNAFLRRQPEPIILTSTGTGFAPIWSIAVAASMGQPKRELKLVVGSRARDGLYMRDAVRWLRHRGIAITLTASDGDDDTVMTARPHELVGDITENHIVYSAGAPSHVETMRELARQAGATFYADPFYVAEEDKGVLAFAGSLFRKAAAPFTTATAG; from the coding sequence ATGTCGAAAAGCACCTGCACCGTCACCATCAACGGCAAGAAGATCAAGGCCAATGTCGGGGATACGCTGATTGATGCCGGCCTCGGCGGACGTCTGGTCCTGCCGCATGACTGCTGCTCCGGCCAGTGCGAAACCTGCCGGGTGCGCGTGCTGAGCGGCGGCGTCGACGATCTGGGAACGCGGGAGAAGGACACCGTGCTCGGCTGCCTGGCGGTGCTGGAGGGCGACGCGGAGATTTCCTACGACCCCGTGCCGATCGTGAAGACCACCAAGGGCGTCGTGGAGTCCATTCGGGAAGTCAAGGAAGACTACCTTGAGATCCGCGTCCGGGTGGCCAGGCCGGTCACATGGCTTCCGGGCCAGTACCTGCGCGCGACCTTCGCCGGCTATCCGCCGCGGGACTACAGCCCGACAACGCCGCTCAACCTCGATGCGGAGCAGGACGTCATCGTCTTTCACATCAAGGTGTATCCGGACAGTATCGTCTCCTCGAAGCTGGGCAAGGAAATCGGCAAGGGCCACGCCGTCAAACTGCGCGGACCGTTCGGCAATGCGTTTCTGCGCCGCCAGCCCGAGCCGATCATCCTGACGTCGACCGGCACCGGATTTGCGCCCATCTGGTCGATTGCCGTCGCCGCAAGCATGGGTCAGCCGAAGCGGGAACTGAAACTGGTCGTGGGGTCGCGTGCCCGGGACGGTCTCTACATGCGCGACGCCGTGCGCTGGCTGCGCCACCGGGGCATTGCGATCACGCTGACGGCAAGCGACGGGGATGACGACACGGTCATGACGGCCCGGCCGCATGAACTGGTCGGCGACATCACCGAAAACCACATCGTCTATTCCGCCGGTGCCCCCTCGCATGTGGAAACCATGCGCGAACTGGCACGGCAGGCCGGCGCGACCTTCTACGCCGATCCATTCTATGTCGCCGAGGAAGACAAGGGCGTTCTGGCATTCGCCGGCTCCCTGTTCCGGAAGGCGGCGGCGCCGTTCACGACGGCGACAGCCGGCTAG
- a CDS encoding substrate-binding domain-containing protein produces MICLDGSLSSDQMQQFDDNGVSGKIVFACEWVHGSDLPSVRSDNVCGAQLVVQHLYGLGHRKIAHVTGPQDNVLTHARREGMLAERERLGLPLRDEWIIRGDFSLKSGHDAAERILAMEDRPTAVFCASDQVAFGLISTLTANGLDVPQDMSVIGFDDIELSEHYVPALTTIRQDRRALGTKAAALLLERIDPASEMRDAPVAPVMVDVELVVRRSAAPLRI; encoded by the coding sequence ATGATCTGCCTGGACGGCTCGCTGTCGAGCGACCAGATGCAGCAGTTCGACGACAACGGCGTCTCCGGAAAGATTGTCTTTGCCTGTGAATGGGTGCATGGCTCGGACCTGCCCTCGGTGCGCAGCGACAATGTGTGCGGCGCGCAGCTTGTCGTGCAGCATCTCTACGGGCTCGGTCACCGGAAAATCGCCCATGTCACCGGCCCGCAGGACAACGTCCTCACCCATGCCAGACGGGAAGGCATGCTGGCGGAGCGCGAGCGCCTTGGCCTTCCGCTCCGGGACGAATGGATCATCCGGGGCGACTTTTCCCTGAAATCCGGCCATGACGCTGCGGAGCGAATCCTGGCCATGGAAGACAGGCCGACTGCGGTCTTCTGCGCCTCGGACCAGGTTGCCTTCGGTCTCATATCCACCCTGACCGCAAACGGGCTCGATGTGCCGCAAGATATGTCGGTGATCGGTTTCGACGACATCGAGCTTTCCGAGCATTACGTGCCCGCGCTGACCACCATCCGTCAGGACAGGCGCGCGCTCGGGACAAAGGCGGCCGCCTTGCTGCTGGAGCGAATCGATCCCGCCAGTGAAATGCGGGACGCTCCGGTGGCTCCCGTCATGGTCGATGTCGAACTGGTCGTCCGCCGAAGTGCCGCGCCTCTACGGATCTGA
- a CDS encoding carbohydrate ABC transporter permease, producing the protein MTTSPHLPDHAVKYEGSVPADIAGLAGAATVERDTDGPSGRKPRPILSRRNIIVYGTLIVVSLYYMLPLYVMIVTSLKGMPEIRIGNIFSPPIEVTFQPWVKAWSEACTGLNCDGLSRGFFNSVQILIPSVILSIAIASVNGYALANWRFKGAETFFTILIVGAFIPYQVMIYPIVIMLREVGLYGSLTGLVIVHTIFGMPILTLLFRNYFASVPQELFKAARVDGAGFWSIYFRIMVPMSLPIFVVAMILQVTGIWNDFLFGVIYTKPDLYPMTVQLNNIVNSTQGVKEYNVNMAATILTGLVPLTIYFLSGKLFVRGIAAGAVKG; encoded by the coding sequence ATGACCACATCGCCTCATCTTCCCGATCATGCCGTGAAGTACGAAGGCTCCGTGCCCGCAGATATCGCGGGACTGGCGGGGGCAGCCACCGTCGAGCGGGACACGGACGGCCCGTCGGGCCGCAAGCCGCGACCGATCCTCTCCCGCCGCAACATCATCGTCTACGGCACGCTGATCGTGGTCTCGCTCTACTACATGCTGCCGCTCTACGTGATGATCGTGACCTCGCTCAAGGGCATGCCGGAAATCCGTATCGGCAACATCTTTTCCCCGCCAATCGAAGTCACGTTCCAGCCCTGGGTGAAGGCATGGTCGGAGGCCTGCACGGGTCTCAACTGCGACGGCCTTTCCCGCGGCTTCTTCAATTCGGTCCAGATCCTCATTCCGTCCGTGATCCTGTCCATCGCGATCGCATCGGTGAACGGCTATGCCCTCGCCAACTGGCGGTTCAAGGGTGCCGAAACCTTCTTCACGATCCTGATCGTCGGCGCCTTCATTCCCTATCAGGTGATGATCTACCCGATCGTCATCATGCTCAGGGAGGTCGGCCTTTACGGCAGCCTGACGGGACTGGTGATCGTGCACACGATCTTCGGCATGCCGATCCTGACGCTGCTCTTCCGGAACTACTTCGCCTCCGTTCCGCAGGAGCTCTTCAAGGCGGCGCGCGTGGACGGTGCCGGATTCTGGTCGATCTATTTCCGGATCATGGTGCCCATGAGCCTGCCGATCTTCGTGGTGGCGATGATCCTGCAGGTGACCGGCATCTGGAACGACTTCCTGTTCGGCGTGATCTACACCAAGCCGGATCTCTATCCGATGACGGTGCAGCTCAACAACATCGTCAACTCCACGCAAGGGGTGAAGGAATACAACGTCAACATGGCGGCGACCATCCTGACGGGCCTCGTTCCTCTCACCATCTACTTCCTCTCCGGTAAACTCTTTGTCCGCGGCATCGCCGCAGGCGCAGTGAAAGGCTGA
- a CDS encoding ABC transporter ATP-binding protein yields the protein MDASTETSIAIRNLSLSFGLLDVLKDLNLEVGQGEFLVLLGSSGCGKSTLLNCIAGLLDVTGGQIFIGGRNVTWEEPSKRGIGMVFQSYALYPQMTVKGNLSFGLKNAGVPKAEIEERVSRAAKVLQIEPLLDRKPAALSGGQRQRAAIGRALVRDANVFLFDEPLSNLDAKLRADLRVEIKQLHQKLSNTMIYVTHDQIEAMTLADRIAIMRGGQILQLASPNEIYNRPANKYVARFIGSPSMNFFEGTVDGGSAPRFIFADEAFPLDGYEFQDGGASGPASFGIRPEHMVTGTEAEAAPIRLRGLVDLVEPLGSDTLVRVSAKDQLLWIRMDGLATVRYGDPITVGFDAARANLFDKVTENRL from the coding sequence ATGGATGCAAGTACGGAAACCAGTATCGCCATCAGAAACCTTTCTCTGAGCTTCGGCCTCCTGGACGTTCTCAAAGACCTGAACCTGGAAGTCGGACAAGGAGAATTTCTCGTGCTGCTCGGCTCGTCCGGCTGCGGAAAGTCGACGCTGCTCAATTGCATTGCCGGGCTTCTGGACGTCACCGGCGGCCAGATCTTCATCGGCGGGCGCAATGTCACCTGGGAAGAACCGTCCAAACGCGGCATCGGAATGGTCTTCCAGAGCTACGCGCTCTACCCGCAGATGACGGTGAAGGGAAATCTCAGCTTCGGCCTGAAGAATGCCGGCGTGCCAAAGGCGGAAATCGAGGAACGCGTCAGCCGGGCGGCCAAGGTCCTGCAGATAGAGCCGCTTCTGGACCGCAAGCCGGCCGCCCTTTCCGGCGGTCAGCGCCAGCGGGCCGCCATCGGACGCGCCCTGGTGCGCGATGCAAATGTGTTCCTGTTCGACGAACCGCTGTCGAACCTGGACGCGAAACTGCGCGCGGATCTGAGGGTCGAGATCAAGCAGCTGCACCAGAAGCTCAGCAACACGATGATCTACGTCACCCACGACCAGATCGAGGCCATGACCCTGGCCGACCGGATCGCCATCATGCGTGGCGGTCAGATCCTCCAGCTTGCCTCGCCGAACGAAATCTACAACCGTCCGGCCAACAAATACGTCGCCCGGTTCATCGGCTCGCCCTCAATGAACTTCTTCGAAGGCACCGTCGACGGCGGCAGTGCCCCACGGTTCATCTTTGCCGACGAAGCGTTCCCTCTCGACGGCTACGAGTTCCAGGACGGGGGAGCCTCGGGTCCTGCCTCCTTCGGCATCCGTCCGGAGCACATGGTCACCGGCACGGAGGCGGAAGCCGCCCCCATCCGGCTGCGGGGGCTGGTCGATCTGGTGGAGCCGCTCGGCTCCGACACACTCGTGCGCGTCAGCGCCAAGGACCAGTTGCTCTGGATCCGCATGGACGGCCTGGCAACGGTCCGGTACGGCGATCCGATCACCGTCGGATTCGACGCGGCCCGCGCAAATCTTTTCGACAAGGTAACGGAAAACCGGCTCTAG
- a CDS encoding EAL domain-containing protein, protein MTRHSSILWHYTYGAVFTALCALGGLIGLVAYQLESSMERQEAELLKLSRSRLLETLDADVKLAGARLEFLVQDRALRVSAIAERLDTANAIDSRNVVAMSELLGSAAELADVDSIVVLDDTGRVIGASSYEADLVTLGASIPETGFYDEIAGSLRESIPGRKQTYSAILPRSETGIFVPGEAVNTVSQVIFVPVFDDFGYVTGGLLAQRWLREQEPMLRDLTGINSFELALLHDDRVISRANFDGRMADLESSYSTPSITANGERLIRCSVPVAPLAVCAMLPIEALTETQNELIRIGTEEEAKLLHRLFLFGLLALAAFATVAFLLARQVTLPLTKITRVLSGIAAGDFENQVVGTERPDEVGDIARSVVSLQRSVKERDALRDRVHEKNTILKSQEAQLREQNILFDAALNNMSHGLCMFDADGRLIVSNRRYKELFELEPEAVRAGMTAAELRALKKVEELDLETARFGDKRNANSHAASSGQSTEMVKLHSGRIVLTTRQPLADGGWVAISEDITERQEARDRLAFLARHDILTQLPNRIEFRDQMEILLKRQQIEGGPFAILCLDLDEFKTVNDSLGHPIGDELLRQVADRLRDLAGDGELVVRLGGDEFAILTGLPSHLHDVDELAQSIIWELSQPFQIADHEIVIGVSIGISVAKGDGIVGDELFKQADLALYKAKEDGRNTHRFFETDMGIAVNDRRELISDLRNAVANGEMELYFQPQYSLDNYAISGFEALVRWNHPTRGLVSPGDFIPLAEDTGLITQLGQWVLTEACRIAAGWPRHLRMAVNLSPRQLRGHAFGPVLIEALAKSGLRADRLELEVTESVLLTDSDEVLDALHQAKSLGVKVSMDDFGTGYSSLSYLRRFPFDKIKIDQSFVRSMAYSDDSISIVKAVIELAKNLDMTTTAEGVETRQLLDMLKDIGCNEAQGYFLGRPMPVAQAEELIFACEQSLSTVAQ, encoded by the coding sequence ATGACACGTCACTCGTCCATTCTCTGGCATTACACGTATGGCGCTGTCTTTACAGCGCTATGCGCGTTGGGCGGATTGATCGGACTGGTGGCGTATCAGCTCGAGAGCAGCATGGAGCGCCAGGAAGCGGAACTTCTGAAGCTTTCCCGGTCCCGCTTGCTCGAGACGCTCGACGCGGATGTGAAGCTTGCAGGGGCCCGGCTGGAGTTCCTGGTTCAGGACAGGGCACTGCGTGTGAGCGCAATTGCCGAGCGCCTGGACACCGCCAATGCGATCGATTCGCGGAACGTCGTGGCCATGTCCGAATTGCTGGGCTCGGCGGCAGAGCTGGCGGATGTCGACAGCATCGTCGTCCTGGATGATACCGGCCGGGTGATTGGCGCATCGTCCTACGAGGCCGACCTGGTCACGCTCGGCGCCAGCATCCCGGAAACTGGTTTCTACGACGAGATTGCCGGATCGCTGAGGGAAAGCATTCCCGGCAGGAAGCAAACCTATTCGGCAATACTGCCGCGTTCGGAGACCGGAATCTTCGTTCCCGGCGAGGCCGTCAACACGGTTTCCCAGGTCATTTTCGTGCCGGTCTTTGACGACTTCGGATATGTGACCGGCGGCCTGCTGGCGCAGCGGTGGTTGCGTGAGCAAGAACCGATGCTGCGGGATCTGACGGGCATCAACTCGTTCGAGCTGGCTCTCCTCCATGACGACAGGGTGATTTCCAGGGCGAATTTCGACGGCCGCATGGCCGATCTGGAAAGCTCGTACTCCACGCCCAGCATCACCGCCAACGGAGAAAGGCTGATCAGGTGCAGCGTGCCCGTTGCGCCGCTGGCGGTTTGCGCCATGCTGCCGATCGAAGCCCTGACGGAGACCCAGAACGAACTGATCAGGATCGGTACGGAAGAGGAAGCGAAACTGCTCCATCGGCTGTTTCTTTTCGGCCTCCTGGCGCTTGCCGCATTCGCAACTGTGGCCTTCCTTCTCGCCCGCCAGGTCACGCTTCCACTGACGAAGATTACGCGTGTGCTGTCGGGCATCGCTGCCGGCGATTTCGAAAATCAGGTCGTCGGAACCGAGCGGCCGGACGAAGTCGGCGACATTGCCCGATCCGTCGTCTCCCTGCAGCGGTCCGTCAAGGAGCGCGATGCCCTGCGCGACCGGGTCCACGAGAAGAACACCATCCTGAAATCGCAGGAAGCCCAGCTGCGCGAGCAGAACATCCTCTTCGACGCGGCTCTCAACAACATGTCCCACGGCCTTTGCATGTTCGACGCGGACGGCCGGCTGATCGTCTCCAACAGGCGGTACAAGGAGCTCTTCGAACTGGAGCCGGAGGCGGTGAGGGCAGGAATGACCGCCGCGGAGCTTCGTGCACTCAAGAAGGTCGAGGAACTTGATCTTGAAACGGCGAGGTTCGGCGACAAACGGAACGCGAATTCCCATGCCGCGTCATCCGGGCAAAGCACCGAAATGGTCAAGCTGCACTCCGGCCGGATCGTGCTGACCACGCGCCAGCCGCTGGCCGACGGCGGCTGGGTGGCGATCTCCGAAGACATTACGGAACGCCAGGAAGCCCGGGACCGGCTGGCGTTCCTTGCCCGCCACGACATTCTGACCCAATTGCCGAACAGAATTGAGTTCCGCGACCAGATGGAGATACTGCTCAAGCGGCAGCAGATCGAAGGCGGTCCGTTCGCAATTCTTTGCCTCGATCTCGACGAGTTCAAGACCGTCAACGACTCCCTCGGCCACCCGATCGGCGATGAACTGCTGCGCCAGGTGGCGGACCGGTTGCGCGACCTGGCGGGCGACGGGGAGCTTGTCGTGCGTCTGGGCGGCGATGAATTCGCCATCCTGACCGGCCTTCCGTCCCATCTGCATGACGTCGATGAACTGGCGCAGTCGATCATCTGGGAGCTCTCGCAGCCATTCCAGATCGCCGATCATGAGATCGTCATCGGCGTGAGCATCGGCATTTCGGTCGCCAAGGGGGACGGTATCGTCGGCGACGAGTTGTTCAAACAGGCCGACCTTGCGCTCTACAAGGCAAAGGAAGACGGACGCAACACGCATCGGTTCTTCGAAACCGACATGGGAATTGCGGTGAACGACCGCCGTGAACTCATCTCCGATCTCAGAAATGCTGTCGCCAATGGCGAGATGGAGCTGTATTTCCAGCCGCAATACAGCCTGGACAACTATGCGATATCCGGCTTCGAAGCGCTGGTCCGCTGGAACCATCCGACGCGCGGACTGGTGTCTCCGGGAGATTTCATTCCCCTTGCCGAGGATACTGGCTTGATCACGCAGCTCGGCCAATGGGTGCTGACCGAGGCCTGCCGGATCGCGGCCGGCTGGCCGCGGCATCTGCGAATGGCGGTGAACCTCTCACCCCGGCAGCTGCGCGGACATGCCTTCGGCCCGGTGCTCATCGAGGCACTTGCGAAGTCCGGTCTGCGGGCGGACCGCCTGGAACTGGAGGTCACCGAAAGCGTGCTTCTGACCGATTCCGACGAGGTCCTGGACGCCCTGCACCAGGCCAAGTCGCTCGGCGTCAAAGTGTCGATGGATGATTTCGGAACGGGCTATTCCTCGCTGAGCTATCTCCGTCGCTTCCCGTTTGACAAGATCAAGATCGACCAGTCCTTCGTCCGGTCGATGGCCTATTCGGACGATTCGATTTCTATCGTGAAAGCCGTCATCGAGCTGGCGAAAAACCTCGACATGACGACAACGGCCGAGGGTGTCGAAACCCGCCAGCTGCTGGATATGCTTAAGGACATCGGCTGCAACGAGGCGCAAGGCTATTTCCTGGGACGGCCGATGCCTGTCGCCCAGGCCGAAGAACTGATCTTTGCCTGCGAACAGTCGCTGTCGACCGTTGCTCAATAA
- a CDS encoding PstS family phosphate ABC transporter substrate-binding protein — MRVLAFGFAALFSAMFLQVPQVLAEPELKVVGTGDGLDMLQEIGAGFAAGHPDIKLSIPPSIGSGGGIAAVSSGAERLGRVARPLTDSEIEFGLVYLPIAKIPSAIFTHPSAGIEGLTSEELVKVYSGEITNWSELGGNDVRVRLVRREDADSTLQVLRASMPGWKDLEFFPRSKTALTTQEAISTAREVEGAVAFGPYSKELEDGLAILRIDGHHPTDGAYPSAVTLALIYKDGTMDGEMQAFIDYAVSDPARELIRNFGGVPAPN, encoded by the coding sequence ATGCGGGTTTTAGCCTTCGGCTTTGCGGCGTTATTCAGCGCCATGTTTTTGCAGGTTCCTCAGGTTCTGGCGGAACCGGAGCTCAAGGTCGTGGGGACCGGCGACGGTCTCGATATGCTTCAGGAGATCGGCGCGGGATTCGCCGCCGGGCATCCGGACATCAAATTGTCCATTCCCCCCAGCATCGGTTCCGGGGGCGGCATTGCCGCAGTCAGTTCCGGAGCTGAGCGGCTTGGCCGGGTCGCGCGTCCCTTGACGGACAGTGAGATTGAGTTCGGTCTCGTCTATCTTCCGATCGCGAAAATTCCGAGCGCCATCTTCACCCATCCTTCAGCCGGAATCGAGGGCTTGACGAGCGAGGAACTCGTGAAGGTCTATTCCGGCGAAATCACCAACTGGTCGGAACTGGGCGGCAACGATGTGCGCGTGCGCCTCGTCCGCCGCGAAGACGCCGACAGCACGCTGCAGGTGCTGCGTGCGTCCATGCCCGGCTGGAAAGACCTGGAGTTCTTCCCCCGGTCAAAAACGGCTCTGACCACTCAGGAGGCCATCTCGACCGCACGGGAAGTTGAGGGGGCGGTTGCTTTCGGACCCTATTCGAAGGAGCTGGAAGATGGTCTCGCCATATTGAGAATCGACGGACACCATCCGACCGATGGAGCCTATCCGAGCGCCGTGACCCTGGCACTGATCTACAAGGACGGCACCATGGACGGCGAAATGCAAGCCTTCATCGATTACGCCGTGTCGGATCCTGCCCGTGAGCTGATCCGGAACTTCGGCGGCGTCCCGGCTCCCAACTAG
- a CDS encoding LacI family DNA-binding transcriptional regulator, translated as MVQKNARIQDVAREAGVSTATVSRALSNPELLTEATRESVFAAIRSTGYRVNRAARNLRTRQAGAVLVLVPNLGNPFFSQILAGISEVIGERDYAVLIADTTDHASAGKRLVDYFRDLADRRHDLPGRLAVERPDAAVRRQRRLRKDCLCL; from the coding sequence TTGGTCCAGAAAAATGCAAGAATTCAGGATGTTGCGCGGGAGGCGGGGGTCTCGACGGCAACGGTCAGCCGCGCGCTCAGCAATCCTGAACTTCTGACCGAAGCGACCCGCGAGAGCGTTTTTGCCGCCATTCGCTCAACCGGCTACCGGGTCAACCGCGCCGCGCGGAACCTCAGGACACGGCAGGCGGGCGCGGTGCTGGTTCTCGTGCCCAATCTGGGCAACCCGTTCTTCTCGCAGATCCTGGCCGGCATCAGCGAGGTCATCGGCGAGCGCGACTATGCGGTGCTGATCGCCGATACGACAGATCACGCAAGTGCGGGAAAACGTCTGGTCGACTATTTCCGGGATCTCGCAGATCGACGGCATGATCTGCCTGGACGGCTCGCTGTCGAGCGACCAGATGCAGCAGTTCGACGACAACGGCGTCTCCGGAAAGATTGTCTTTGCCTGTGA
- a CDS encoding carbohydrate ABC transporter permease, which translates to MAAATGPARWHRNMSAKVAAIPMIATTLVVFVGGTAWTVLYSFTNSKLLPREEFVGLFQYERLWTSSKWLISIENLAIYGILSLIFALVIGFLLAALLDQKIRFEDTFRTMLLYPFALSFIVTGLAWQWILNPDFGVQHVVRSLGWESFTFDPLYNSDIVIYGVLIAGLWHETGLIMCLMLAGLRGIDEDIWKAAKIDGIPMWKTYVFIVIPMMRGIFITAIVLIASGIIKVYDLIVAQTGGGPGISSEVPAKYVYDSMFLSQNLGQGFAASTMMLLTVVIIVVPWAYLEFGGKRK; encoded by the coding sequence ATGGCCGCAGCAACTGGCCCCGCAAGATGGCACCGCAACATGAGTGCCAAGGTGGCGGCAATTCCGATGATTGCCACCACTCTGGTGGTTTTTGTCGGCGGAACCGCCTGGACGGTCCTCTACTCCTTCACCAATTCCAAGCTTCTGCCCCGGGAAGAATTTGTCGGCCTGTTCCAGTATGAACGGCTCTGGACCAGCAGCAAATGGCTGATTTCGATCGAGAACCTGGCGATTTACGGCATCTTGTCGCTGATATTCGCGCTGGTCATCGGTTTTCTTCTGGCCGCGCTTCTCGACCAGAAAATCCGCTTCGAAGACACGTTCCGCACGATGCTGCTCTATCCCTTTGCGCTGAGCTTCATCGTTACCGGGCTTGCCTGGCAGTGGATCCTCAATCCGGACTTCGGCGTGCAGCACGTGGTGCGCAGCCTCGGATGGGAGAGTTTCACCTTCGACCCGCTCTACAATTCCGACATTGTCATCTACGGAGTGCTGATCGCCGGGCTCTGGCACGAGACCGGACTGATCATGTGCCTGATGCTGGCGGGCCTGCGCGGCATCGACGAAGACATCTGGAAAGCGGCGAAGATCGACGGCATTCCGATGTGGAAGACCTATGTCTTCATCGTCATTCCGATGATGCGCGGCATTTTCATCACCGCGATCGTTCTGATCGCCTCGGGCATCATCAAGGTCTACGACCTGATCGTCGCGCAGACGGGCGGCGGACCCGGCATCTCCTCGGAGGTCCCGGCGAAATACGTCTATGACTCAATGTTCCTGTCGCAGAACCTCGGACAGGGGTTTGCGGCATCCACCATGATGCTGCTGACGGTCGTCATCATCGTCGTGCCATGGGCCTACCTGGAATTCGGAGGCAAGCGGAAATGA
- a CDS encoding ABC transporter substrate-binding protein — protein sequence MKALCAAFAATTAICAATAANATDLEVTHWWTSGGEAAAVAEFAKAFDATGNKWVDGAIAGSGGTARPVMISRITGGDPMGATQFNHGRQAEELVEAGLMRDLSDIAEAENWREVIRPTSLLDSCTLDGKIYCVPVNIHSQQWLWLNNSVFEDNGLEIPSNWDEFVAAAPKLEEAGITPLAMGQQPWQTTLAFQVLLVALAGPETYTKIFGDKDAELAAGPEMAKVFQAAATARDMAKDSNVQNWNDATNMVITGKAAGQIMGDWAQGEFQVANQVAGEDYTCLPGLGVNEVIQTGGDAFYFPKVDDPAITEAQGELAKVMMSPEAQVAFNLKKGSLPVRGDVDLEAANDCMRKGLAILDKGNIIQAPDQLMSADSLVQVNDLFVEFFNSPSMSAEDAQEQFAAIVGSAD from the coding sequence ATGAAAGCATTATGTGCTGCCTTTGCAGCAACCACTGCAATTTGCGCTGCGACCGCTGCAAACGCGACCGACCTGGAAGTCACCCACTGGTGGACCTCCGGCGGGGAAGCGGCCGCGGTGGCCGAATTCGCCAAGGCATTCGATGCAACCGGCAACAAGTGGGTCGACGGCGCGATCGCAGGCTCGGGCGGCACCGCGCGGCCGGTCATGATCAGCCGCATTACCGGCGGCGACCCGATGGGCGCCACCCAGTTCAACCACGGCCGCCAGGCGGAAGAACTGGTAGAGGCGGGCCTGATGCGCGACCTGAGCGATATTGCCGAGGCTGAAAACTGGCGCGAGGTCATCCGCCCGACCAGCCTGCTCGACAGCTGCACGCTGGACGGCAAGATCTATTGCGTGCCGGTCAATATCCATTCCCAGCAGTGGCTGTGGCTGAACAATTCGGTGTTCGAGGACAACGGTCTGGAAATCCCGAGCAACTGGGACGAATTCGTGGCCGCGGCGCCCAAGCTGGAAGAAGCCGGCATCACTCCGCTGGCGATGGGCCAGCAGCCCTGGCAGACCACCCTGGCGTTCCAGGTCCTTCTGGTCGCCCTTGCCGGACCTGAAACCTACACGAAGATTTTCGGCGACAAGGATGCCGAGCTTGCAGCCGGCCCGGAAATGGCGAAGGTCTTCCAGGCAGCGGCAACGGCACGCGACATGGCCAAGGACTCCAACGTTCAGAACTGGAACGATGCCACCAACATGGTCATCACCGGCAAGGCCGCCGGCCAGATCATGGGTGACTGGGCGCAGGGTGAATTCCAGGTCGCCAATCAGGTGGCCGGCGAAGACTACACCTGCCTGCCGGGCCTCGGCGTGAACGAGGTGATACAGACCGGCGGCGACGCCTTCTACTTCCCGAAAGTGGACGACCCGGCAATCACCGAAGCGCAGGGCGAACTTGCCAAGGTGATGATGTCTCCGGAAGCCCAGGTGGCGTTCAACCTGAAGAAGGGCTCGCTCCCGGTTCGCGGCGACGTGGACCTGGAGGCTGCCAATGACTGCATGCGCAAGGGTCTGGCTATCCTTGACAAGGGCAACATCATCCAGGCACCGGACCAGCTCATGTCCGCCGACAGCCTGGTCCAGGTGAACGACCTCTTCGTCGAGTTCTTCAACAGCCCGTCCATGTCTGCTGAAGACGCCCAGGAACAGTTCGCCGCCATCGTCGGTAGCGCTGACTGA